In a single window of the Etheostoma spectabile isolate EspeVRDwgs_2016 chromosome 3, UIUC_Espe_1.0, whole genome shotgun sequence genome:
- the LOC116673228 gene encoding histone H2A, sperm encodes MSGRGKKAAPKPKSSTSRSSRAGLTFPVGRIHRLLKKGHYAQRVGNGAAVYFAAVLEYLCAEILELAGNASSDNKKRRIAPRHILLAVKNDEELNKLLAGVTISEGGVIPNIQATLLPKKSKMPKDDHSAEAVQSQEF; translated from the coding sequence ATGTCTGGCCGTGGGAAGAAAGCTGCACCCAAACCAAAGTCCTCAACGTCCCGGTCCTCCAGAGCAGGGCTCACTTTCCCAGTGGGCCGCATCCACAGGCTGCTGAAGAAAGGCCATTATGCTCAGCGAGTCGGCAACGGTGCTGCAGTGTACTTCGCAGCTGTCCTTGAGTATCTCTGCGCTGAAATCCTGGAGCTGGCAGGAAACGCCAGCAGTGACAACAAGAAGCGCCGCATTGCTCCTCGGCACATCTTGTTGGCGGTGAAAAATGACGAAGAGCTCAACAAACTGCTGGCAGGGGTCACCATCTCAGAGGGTGGCGTGATCCCAAACATCCAGGCAACCCTTCTCCCCAAGAAGTCAAAGATGCCCAAGGATGACCATTCAGCTGAAGCTGTTCAGTCTCAAGAGTTTTAA